The Sesamum indicum cultivar Zhongzhi No. 13 linkage group LG1, S_indicum_v1.0, whole genome shotgun sequence genome includes a window with the following:
- the LOC105171126 gene encoding probable pectinesterase/pectinesterase inhibitor 36: protein MSCFSATFLLHLLLLANFVSCGRELEVVEMAREGMLHAVARARGFRTLDGPSQESGFPDGAVGDCVKLYEEVEPRLARLVSGERKRCSNDDAMTWLSAALASHGTCLDGLGEKGWLFEARQARNLTWVIREALAVYRGRRNPRGKRKALTGNSGQGINLATWNAATSKADIVVAQDGSGNYRTINEAVAALGRLGGNRPERAVVYVKSGVYKEKVEIGRDLKNVMFVGDGIDKTVVTGSQNVQDGATTFNSATFGVSGDGFWARDMTFENTAGPQKHQAVALRVSSDLSVFYRCSFKGYQDTLLLHSLRQFYRDCQVHGTVDFIFGDAAAVLQNCDIVVRRPMPHQSNMITAQGRDDPNENTGISIMNSRVLPAFDFRDVKGRFRSYLGRPWKKYSRTVVLQTDLDGLVDGKGWKEWSGDFALSTLYYAEYMNTGAGASTADRVKWPGFHVLRDRQEAEQFSVRNFIGGESWIPATGVPFSSAV, encoded by the exons ATGTCTTGTTTTTCCGCCACCTTTctccttcatcttcttcttctggctaattttgtttcttgcgGGAGAGAGCTCGAGGTGGTGGAAATGGCGAGAGAAGGAATGCTGCATGCAGTGGCTCGGGCTCGGGGATTCAGGACTCTTGACGGGCCGAGCCAAGAATCGGGCTTCCCTGATGGGGCTGTTGGTGATTGCGTTAAGCTGTATGAAGAGGTTGAGCCGAGGCTGGCCCGGTTGGTCTCCGGCGAGAGGAAGCGGTGCAGTAATGATGATGCTATGACTTGGCTGAGTGCTGCCTTGGCTAGCCATGGCACTTGCTTGGATGGGTTGGGAGAAAAGGGATGGCTGTTTGAAGCCCGACAGGCCCGAAATTTGACATGGGTGATTCGGGAGGCTTTAGCTGTTTATCGGGGCAGAAGGAATCCTAGGGGGAAAAGAAAGG CATTGACGGGAAATTCGGGGCAGGGGATTAATTTAGCAACATGGAACGCAGCAACCTCAAAGGCTGACATTGTGGTTGCTCAAGATGGGTCAGGGAACTATAGGACGATCAACGAAGCCGTAGCTGCACTTGGTCGATTGGGTGGTAATCGGCCTGAACGGGCTGTAGTGTACGTGAAATCAGGTGTGTATAAAGAGAAAGTGGAGATTGGAAGAGACTTGAAGAACGTTATGTTTGTTGGCGATGGCATAGACAAAACCGTAGTCACAGGCAGTCAAAATGTCCAGGATGGTGCAACCACTTTTAATTCGGCCACATTCG GTGTATCTGGCGATGGCTTTTGGGCACGGGATATGACATTTGAGAACACAGCAGGGCCTCAAAAGCATCAGGCCGTGGCACTAAGAGTAAGCTCTGACCTATCAGTCTTCTACCGGTGCAGCTTCAAGGGCTACCAAGACACTCTCCTACTCCACTCCCTACGGCAATTTTACCGGGACTGCCAAGTACACGGCACGGTCGACTTCATCTTTGGCGACGCGGCTGCAGTTCTCCAAAACTGCGACATAGTCGTCCGGAGGCCGATGCCTCACCAATCCAACATGATAACTGCACAGGGACGAGACGATCCCAACGAGAACACGGGCATTTCGATCATGAACTCTCGGGTACTGCCTGCATTCGACTTTCGTGACGTGAAGGGCAGGTTCAGGAGTTATTTAGGGCGGCCGTGGAAGAAGTACTCTAGGACGGTGGTCTTGCAGACGGATTTGGATGGGTTGGTTGATGGAAAGGGGTGGAAGGAATGGAGTGGGGATTTCGCGCTTTCGACTCTGTATTATGCAGAGTATATGAACACGGGGGCTGGGGCGTCGACCGCGGACAGAGTGAAATGGCCTGGTTTTCACGTGCTGCGTGATCGGCAGGAGGCTGAGCAGTTTAGTGTGAGGAATTTCATCGGCGGGGAGTCGTGGATTCCGGCCACCGGTGTGCCGTTCTCTTCTGCGGTGTGA
- the LOC105171135 gene encoding methionine aminopeptidase 1A, which produces MAGGSDAVETATLSCAKCGKPAHLQCPKCVELKLPREGAAFCSQDCFKASWSSHKSVHLKAKLSSPASENPSEQNSASPNDGWLYCLRKGQARTPKLPHFDWTGQLRPYPISKRRPVPAHIDQPDWATDGIPKIEPNSDLQHVVEIKTPDQIERMRETCRIAREVLDAAARVIRPGITTDEIDAVVHEATIAAGGYPSPLNYHFFPKSCCTSVNEVICHGIPDARKLEDGDIVNVDVTVYYKGVHGDLNETFFVGNVDEASQRLVQCTYECLEKAIAMVKPGVRFREIGEVINRHASMSGFSVVKSYCGHGIGELFHCAPNIPHYARNKAVGVMKAGQTFTIEPMINSGVWRDRMWPDGWTAVTADGKRSAQFEHTLLVTDTGVEVLTARLPSSPKMFPWLNP; this is translated from the exons ATGGCGGGTGGATCAGATGCGGTGGAGACTGCAACCTTATCATGTGCTAAATGTGGCAAACCTGCTCATCTTCA GTGCCCAAAGTGCGTTGAATTAAAGCTTCCCCGTGAAGGTGCTGCTTTCTG TTCTCAAGACTGTTTCAAGGCATCCTGGAGTTCTCATAAATCTGTTCACTTGAAGGCAAAGTTATCTTCCCCTGCATCTGAAAATCCCAGTGAACAAAATTCAGCCTCGCCCAATGATGGTTGGCTCTACTGCTTGAGGAAAGGACAGGCTCGAACACCCAAGCTTCCACATTTTGACTGGACTGG ACAATTAAGACCATATCCAATATCAAAAAGACGTCCAGTACCTGCTCATATTGATCAACCTGACTGGGCAACTGAT GGAATTCCAAAAATTGAGCCCAACAGTGATCTGCAACATGTTGTTGAG ATCAAGACTCCTGATCAAATTGAGAGAATGCGAGAAACTTGCCGG ATAGCAAGAGAAGTTTTGGATGCTGCTGCTCGTGTCATTCGACCTGGAATTACTACTGATGAAATTGATGCTGTGGTTCATGAAGCAACAATTGCTGCTG GAGGATATCCATCTCCATTGAACTATCATTTTTTCCCGAAGTCTTGCTGCAC GTCTGTAAATGAAGTAATCTGCCATGGTATCCCAGATGCAAG GAAGTTAGAGGATGGGGATATTGTAAATGTTGATGTTACTGTTTATTATAAGGGGGTACATG GTGACTTGAATGAAACATTCTTTGTGGGTAATGTTGATGAAGCATCTCAACGGCTAGTTCAATGTACTTATGAATGCTTGGAGAAAGCAATAGCTATGG TTAAGCCTGGAGTTCGTTTCCGGGAAATTGGGGAGGTTATTAACCGGCATGCTTCTATGTCAGGATTCTCTGTG GTGAAATCTTATTGTGGTCATGGAATTGGTGAGCTCTTCCATTGTGCTCCAAATATACCCCATTATGCAA GAAATAAAGCTGTTGGAGTGATGAAGGCAGGACAGACCTTTACCATTGAACCTATGATTAACTCAG GCGTTTGGCGCGATCGAATGTGGCCTGATGGCTGGACTGCTGTAACTGCTGATGGCAAACGTAGTGCACAATTTGAACACACACTTCTG GTGACAGACACGGGGGTTGAAGTTCTTACGGCACGTTTGCCCTCATCCCCTAAAATGTTTCCTTGGCTAAATCCGTGA
- the LOC105171145 gene encoding pectinesterase inhibitor 9-like: MAQILRLSCFLLSLLLLTLVQAKHPLLHRRSRARAFIELQCQTTLYPRLCVRSLSPYASNFTTTLSHQQLAQIALKVTLARAESTRAYVTGVAKWLNQTKAKDYQAVEECLDQINDGVDQLTNCIKETQKIKEDGEASDFPWHASNVETWMSTALTDAGMCIDGFSGRAIGGKTKAMIKAKVLNLQQVTSNALALFHRFAARFRSSHVKKPKVL; this comes from the coding sequence ATGGCACAAATTCTTAGGCTCTCTTGCTTTCTACTTTCTCTTCTCCTCTTAACGCTGGTTCAGGCTAAGCATCCCCTCCTTCACCGACGCTCCCGAGCTAGAGCATTTATTGAGTTACAATGTCAAACCACGCTCTATCCTCGTTTATGCGTCCGAAGTTTGTCGCCCTATGCTAGCAACTTCACTACAACTCTAAGTCATCAACAACTAGCTCAGATCGCTCTCAAGGTAACCCTAGCCAGGGCGGAATCGACACGGGCCTATGTGACTGGAGTGGCTAAATGGCTCAACCAAACCAAGGCCAAGGATTACCAAGCCGTGGAAGAATGTCTGGATCAAATAAACGATGGGGTGGATCAGCTTACAAACTGCATCAAAGAAACTCAAAAGATTAAGGAAGATGGAGAAGCTAGTGACTTCCCATGGCATGCAAGCAATGTCGAGACATGGATGAGCACCGCCCTAACTGATGCAGGCATGTGCATAGACGGGTTCTCCGGCCGGGCCATTGGGGGCAAGACAAAAGCCATGATCAAAGCCAAGGTTCTTAATCTTCAACAGGTTACCAGCAATGCTCTGGCCTTGTTCCACAGATTTGCTGCAAGGTTTAGATCCTCCCATGTCAAGAAACCTAAAGTACTCTAG
- the LOC105171157 gene encoding uncharacterized protein LOC105171157 translates to MSLIHHRLPLSLHHHHRRRHISLPLPSIPTVAPRKLVRFISMSTSSQEIATEEKQELLTQVLKYHNQTKHSFTNYARGPHGLDWANQPNPFRRYISAPLLPLLHPTSDDQDSPPYSSLFNSLPSPKPISKTTISQLFYNSLALSAWKTTGFSTWSLRVNPSSGNLHPTEAYIISPAIDSLSERSFVAHYAPKEHALELRAQLPSEFFAGCFPEGSFLIGLSSIFWREAWKYGERAFRYCNHDVGHAIAAVSMAAAGLGWDVRLLDGLGYEELEKLMGLDTFPKFSIPSRPVRGRMPEIEFEHPDCVLLVFPSGGVGFEVDYEKVKVALSEFQNLEWKGEPNMLSKEHICWDIIYRTAEAVKKGLTMAKELVSKPLRSSRMISESSYKGFNLSEVVRKRRSAVDMDSFTTMARETFYQILLHCMPSGCGENGGKQRTQLALPFRALPWDSEVHAVLFVHRVVGLPNGLYFLVRNEDSFCELRTATRSEFNWVKPDDCPDDLPLYELARGDCREISKRLSCNQDIASDGCFSLGMVAHLEPTLQERGAWMYPRLFWETGVLGQVLYLEAHAVGVSATGIGCFFDDPVHEILGLKGMKFQSLYHFTVGGPVLDKRIMSLPAYPGPSIDA, encoded by the exons ATGTCTCTCATACATCACAGACTCCCACTCTCTcttcaccaccaccaccgccgccGCCACATATCTTTGCCGCTTCCTTCCATCCCTACCGTCGCCCCAAGAAAGCTTGTGCGTTTTATCAGCATGTCGACCTCATCACAAGAAATAGCCACGGAAGAGAAACAAGAGCTCTTAACCCAAGTCTTGAAGTACCATAACCAAACTAAGCACTCCTTTACCAATTACGCCCGCGGCCCGCATGGCCTCGACTGGGCCAACCAGCCCAACCCCTTCCGCCGCTACATATCCGCTCCGCTCCTCCCGCTACTCCACCCTACCTCAGATGACCAAGATTCCCCTCCCTATTCCTCCCTCTTCAATTCCCTCCCATCTCCAAAACCCATCTCCAAAACCACCATTTCTCAACTCTTCTATAATTCTCTCGCTTTATCAGCCTGGAAGACAACTGGGTTTTCGACGTGGTCGCTGCGCGTAAACCCAAGCAGCGGAAATTTACACCCGACGGAAGCCTACATCATTTCACCTGCCATAGATTCCCTCTCGGAACGGTCTTTCGTCGCGCATTATGCGCCGAAAGAGCACGCGCTGGAGCTTAGAGCTCAACTTCCGTCTGAGTTTTTCGCGGGATGTTTCCCTGAGGGTTCTTTTTTGATTGGATTATCATCTATCTTCTGGCGTGAAGCTTGGAAGTATGGAGAGAGGGCGTTTAGGTATTGTAATCACGATGTGGGCCACGCGATAGCGGCAGTCTCCATGGCTGCAGCTGGGCTTGGATGGGATGTTAGACTTTTAGATGGATTGGGTTATGAAGAGTTGGAGAAATTAATGGGACTAGATActtttccaaaatttagcATTCCTAGCAGGCCGGTGAGAGGGAGAATGCCCGAGATTGAATTTGAGCATCCTGATTGTGTGTTGTTGGTTTTCCCCAGTGGTGGAGTTGGATTTGAGGTGGATTATGAGAAGGTTAAAGTGGCTTTGTCCGAGTTTCAGAATCTTGAATGGAAGGGGGAACCTAATATGCTTAGTAAAGAGCATATATGTTGGGATATCATCTATAGAACCGCAGAGGCCGTGAAAAAGGGCTTAACAATGGCAAAAGAGTTGGTTTCTAAGCCTTTAAGGAGCAGTCGGATGATAAGTGAGAGTTCTTATAAGGGGTTTAATCTAAGCGAGGTGGTGAGGAAGCGGAGGAGTGCAGTTGATATGGATAGTTTTACTACGATGGCAAGAGAAACATTCTATCAGATTTTGTTGCATTGCATGCCTTCAGGTTGTGGAGAAAATGGAGGGAAGCAGAGGACTCAACTGGCATTGCCGTTTCGGGCTTTGCCTTGGGACTCTGAAGTTCATGCTGTTCTTTTTGTTCATAGGGTCGTAGGTTTGCCAAACGGGTTATACTTTCTAGTGAGGAACGAGGACAGTTTTTGTGAGCTTAGAACAGCTACAAGATCAGAATTCAATTGGGTGAAGCCGGATGACTGCCCCGATGATCTTCCTCTGTATGAACTTGCACGAGGTGATTGTCGGGAGATTTCAAAACGGCTTTCATGCAATCAG GACATTGCTAGTGATGGATGCTTCAGCCTCGGTATGGTGGCTCATCTTGAGCCCACTTTGCAGGAAAGAGGGGCTTGGATGTATCCACGGCTTTTCTGGGAAACTGGAGTGCTTGGCCAAGTCTTGTATCTTGAAGCCCATGCAGTTGGGGTTTCTGCTACTGGAATTGGTTGCTTTTTTGATGATCCTG TCCATGAGATTCTTGGGTTGAAAGGGATGAAGTTCCAGAGCCTTTATCATTTTACAGTTGGAGGCCCTGTGCTCGACAAAAGAATCATGAGCCTACCGGCATATCCAGGACCCAGTATCGATGCTTAA